The following are encoded in a window of uncultured Sphaerochaeta sp. genomic DNA:
- a CDS encoding PhzF family phenazine biosynthesis protein: protein MQYYHVDVFSKGPLTGNGLTVLICDRFPDSKTMLLITREMKQYETIFLKRLRDNEYRARIFTKDEELDFAGHPILGAAAVVHMLHNGKGTEAIQFHLNGKDVKVTSVAIDHRKEYVCNMNQGAAETIGHIPTEDYPRLIEPLGLTMDDLATAYPLQVMTTGLSYLLVPIHSGIEKTGMFGKDYEPLLNSYGAKFAYVFDIDAKEGRTFDFDGLEDVATGSAAGPVGAYLCAHGICKPSEEIIIHQGRFLDRPSELHVRQEKDTGCIIVSGNVSIIAEGTFYI from the coding sequence TTGCAGTACTACCATGTTGATGTATTTTCAAAAGGCCCACTGACAGGAAATGGACTGACCGTTCTGATTTGCGACCGATTTCCTGATAGTAAAACCATGCTTCTGATCACCCGAGAAATGAAGCAGTATGAGACGATTTTTCTTAAAAGACTTCGGGACAACGAATATAGGGCAAGAATTTTCACGAAGGATGAGGAACTGGATTTCGCAGGGCACCCAATCCTTGGTGCTGCTGCCGTAGTACATATGCTACACAATGGGAAAGGGACGGAAGCAATCCAATTTCATCTGAATGGTAAGGATGTGAAGGTCACCAGCGTTGCCATCGACCACCGAAAGGAGTATGTCTGCAACATGAACCAAGGGGCAGCAGAGACCATCGGACACATCCCTACTGAAGACTATCCTAGGTTGATTGAACCGCTTGGGCTTACCATGGACGATCTTGCTACAGCGTATCCTCTTCAGGTCATGACTACCGGCTTATCGTACCTGCTCGTGCCCATTCACAGCGGAATTGAGAAAACCGGCATGTTTGGCAAGGATTATGAACCACTGCTCAACTCCTACGGTGCAAAGTTTGCCTATGTGTTTGATATTGATGCAAAAGAGGGCAGAACATTCGATTTTGATGGTTTGGAGGACGTTGCCACCGGTAGCGCAGCTGGACCGGTTGGAGCATACCTCTGTGCGCATGGCATATGTAAACCAAGTGAAGAGATCATCATTCATCAAGGACGTTTTCTTGACAGACCTAGTGAACTTCATGTTCGACAAGAAAAAGATACAGGATGTATCATCGTCAGTGGAAATGTATCCATCATTGCGGAAGGAACGTTTTATATCTAG
- a CDS encoding GNAT family N-acetyltransferase: MLQTKRLALRPWTETDAESLYAYAKDPDIGPIAGWPAHTSVGESLDAIRNVLTGAECYAICEKDNGRAIGAIELKLNGHTDMTERDDECELGYWIGKPFWGRGYIPEAATELIRHGFEDLGMTTIWCGYYDGNSKSKRVQEKLGFTYHHTCDEVAVPLMNETRIGHTNIMTKEQWSKKQNN, from the coding sequence ATGTTGCAGACAAAAAGACTCGCTCTTCGTCCTTGGACAGAGACAGATGCTGAGAGTTTATATGCATATGCCAAGGATCCTGATATTGGCCCGATTGCAGGATGGCCTGCCCATACAAGTGTAGGAGAGAGTCTGGATGCCATTAGAAATGTGCTCACCGGAGCAGAATGCTATGCAATTTGTGAAAAAGACAATGGCAGGGCAATTGGAGCCATAGAACTTAAACTGAATGGACATACCGATATGACTGAGCGTGACGATGAGTGTGAGCTGGGGTATTGGATTGGCAAGCCTTTTTGGGGAAGAGGATATATTCCTGAAGCTGCAACAGAACTGATTCGCCATGGGTTTGAAGACCTGGGAATGACCACAATATGGTGTGGGTATTACGATGGAAACAGCAAATCCAAGAGGGTTCAGGAGAAGCTTGGTTTTACCTACCATCACACCTGTGATGAGGTGGCGGTGCCTCTCATGAATGAGACAAGAATAGGCCACACAAACATTATGACCAAGGAACAGTGGTCCAAAAAACAAAACAACTGA
- a CDS encoding VOC family protein translates to MGKQKIIPHIWFDKEAKEAVQFYTAIFPDSSIISSSVLHDTPSGDTESITFTLSGFTMMALSAGPYFQINPSISFFVNFDPSRDDKAKEHLDTLWNALSEGAEILMPLQEYPFSKHYGWIKDRYGVTWQLILSDPKGEERPFIIPSLLFTGNVCGKAEEAIEFYLSVFGHSKKGSIVHYPAGMQMDKEGTVMFSDFMLERQWFSAMDSGYPHEFGFNEAVSLLVECNDQEEIDYYWDRLSADPEAEQCGWLKDKYGVSWQISPEIMDTMMEEGTQEQIDRLAQAFLTMKKLDIEELIAVL, encoded by the coding sequence ATGGGAAAGCAAAAAATTATACCGCATATCTGGTTCGACAAGGAAGCCAAGGAAGCTGTCCAATTCTACACGGCCATCTTTCCTGATTCATCAATTATCAGCAGCTCAGTGCTCCATGACACGCCATCCGGAGATACTGAATCAATTACTTTCACGCTCTCAGGTTTTACGATGATGGCCCTCTCTGCAGGTCCATATTTCCAGATTAATCCTTCAATATCGTTCTTTGTGAATTTTGATCCTTCGAGGGATGACAAAGCGAAGGAACATCTCGATACCCTTTGGAATGCTTTATCTGAAGGAGCAGAAATCCTGATGCCATTGCAGGAGTATCCATTCAGCAAACACTATGGATGGATCAAGGACAGGTACGGAGTGACCTGGCAACTCATCCTGAGTGATCCTAAAGGGGAAGAGAGACCGTTCATAATTCCCTCTCTGCTATTCACTGGGAATGTTTGTGGCAAGGCAGAGGAGGCCATTGAATTCTACCTATCGGTATTTGGCCATTCCAAGAAGGGTTCTATCGTTCACTATCCTGCAGGTATGCAAATGGACAAGGAAGGGACGGTGATGTTCAGTGATTTCATGCTGGAAAGACAATGGTTTTCAGCCATGGATAGTGGTTATCCACATGAATTTGGTTTCAATGAGGCAGTTTCTCTTCTGGTGGAGTGCAATGACCAAGAGGAGATTGATTATTATTGGGATCGCTTGTCAGCAGATCCTGAGGCCGAGCAGTGTGGCTGGTTGAAAGACAAATATGGTGTCTCTTGGCAAATCTCACCTGAGATCATGGATACCATGATGGAAGAAGGGACACAGGAGCAGATTGACCGGCTTGCGCAGGCCTTCCTTACGATGAAGAAGTTGGATATTGAAGAGTTGATAGCTGTATTATAG